In the genome of Altererythrobacter sp. TH136, one region contains:
- the moaA gene encoding GTP 3',8-cyclase MoaA, which translates to MPPAEPTLIDRFQRRITYLRLSVTDRCDLRCVYCMPREMVFLPRKDLLTLNELHRLALAFIDRGVRAIRLTGGEPLVRRDVMDFVTALGRHVGQQLDELTLTTNGTHLADKADALAAAGVRRVNVSLDTLDRARFTQLTGADRLGAVLGGIAAARDAGLEVKLNVVALRDESSEGRRELIEWAHGHGHSVTLIEVMPMGEVAAGRADQFVPLTDVRRELEARWTLTPSTHRTGGPARYWHIAETGGRIGFITPLSDNFCAGCNRLRVTATGQLHPCLGGTEAVDLRAALRSGGGDQALASALETAMRIKPERHRFAISQGFASGPARHMSVTGG; encoded by the coding sequence TTGCCACCGGCTGAGCCTACGCTGATCGACCGCTTTCAGCGGCGGATCACCTACCTGCGGTTGTCCGTCACCGATCGCTGCGACCTGCGCTGCGTATACTGCATGCCGCGCGAGATGGTGTTCCTGCCCCGCAAGGATTTGCTGACGTTGAACGAGCTCCACCGGCTGGCGCTGGCGTTCATCGACCGCGGCGTGCGCGCGATCCGGCTGACCGGCGGCGAGCCGCTGGTCCGGCGCGATGTCATGGATTTCGTGACGGCGCTTGGCCGCCACGTAGGACAGCAGCTGGACGAACTGACGCTGACCACCAACGGAACGCACCTTGCCGATAAGGCTGATGCGCTGGCGGCGGCGGGGGTGCGCCGGGTCAACGTATCGCTCGACACGCTCGACCGCGCTCGCTTCACCCAATTGACCGGCGCCGATCGGCTCGGTGCGGTATTGGGCGGGATTGCAGCGGCGCGCGACGCGGGCCTGGAGGTGAAGCTGAACGTCGTCGCCCTGCGCGACGAGAGCAGCGAGGGCCGGCGCGAACTCATTGAATGGGCGCATGGCCACGGTCATTCGGTGACTCTGATCGAGGTGATGCCGATGGGCGAGGTGGCAGCCGGGCGGGCAGACCAGTTCGTGCCGCTGACCGACGTGCGCCGAGAACTTGAGGCGCGGTGGACGCTCACACCGTCGACTCATCGTACCGGCGGGCCCGCGCGCTACTGGCATATCGCGGAGACGGGGGGGCGGATCGGGTTCATCACACCGCTCAGCGACAACTTCTGCGCTGGCTGCAATCGGCTGCGGGTGACCGCCACGGGCCAGTTGCACCCGTGTCTCGGCGGCACGGAAGCGGTCGATCTGCGCGCGGCGCTGCGCTCTGGAGGGGGAGACCAGGCGCTGGCGTCGGCGCTGGAGACTGCCATGCGGATCAAGCCTGAACGCCATCGCTTCGCGATTTCCCAGGGGTTCGCGAGCGGCCCTGCGCGGCACATGTCGGTCACGGGCGGCTGA
- a CDS encoding MoaD/ThiS family protein has translation MGVRVLLLGRLRDLAGTDQLILDAPLSWETLLAKVPAALAAAVRDERVHVALSGTVVADKATILAHEGDEVALLPPVSGG, from the coding sequence GTGGGGGTGCGGGTGCTGCTGCTGGGACGGCTGCGAGATTTGGCCGGGACCGACCAATTGATCCTGGACGCCCCGCTGTCATGGGAAACGCTGCTCGCCAAGGTACCCGCGGCGCTGGCGGCGGCGGTCCGGGATGAGCGGGTGCACGTTGCGCTTTCGGGCACGGTGGTGGCGGACAAGGCGACGATCCTTGCCCACGAGGGTGACGAGGTCGCGCTGCTGCCGCCGGTCAGCGGAGGCTGA
- a CDS encoding molybdenum cofactor biosynthesis protein MoaE, whose translation MGLRGPADVRLLEDRLSPGPVLAALGEVHQSSGGIASFVGQVRTGGGVTALELSHYAPLTFPGMERLAGEALARWPLDALVVWHRVGLLLPGEPIVLVAAAARHRRAAIEAVDFTMDHLKAAAWFWKREQRDGQWHWIEPRPEDHADLARWS comes from the coding sequence ATGGGCCTGCGGGGTCCGGCCGATGTGCGGTTGCTGGAGGACAGACTGTCGCCCGGGCCGGTGCTGGCCGCGCTTGGCGAGGTCCATCAGTCGAGCGGCGGGATCGCGAGCTTCGTCGGGCAGGTCCGGACCGGCGGCGGGGTCACCGCGCTGGAACTGAGCCACTATGCTCCGCTCACCTTCCCGGGGATGGAACGGCTTGCCGGCGAGGCGCTGGCCCGCTGGCCGCTCGACGCACTGGTGGTGTGGCACCGGGTGGGGCTGCTTTTGCCGGGAGAGCCGATCGTGCTGGTGGCGGCAGCGGCGCGGCATCGGCGAGCCGCGATCGAGGCGGTCGATTTCACGATGGACCACCTGAAGGCGGCGGCCTGGTTCTGGAAGCGCGAGCAGCGCGATGGGCAGTGGCACTGGATCGAGCCGCGGCCCGAGGATCATGCCGACCTGGCGCGGTGGAGCTAG
- the rplU gene encoding 50S ribosomal protein L21 → MFAVVRTGGKQYRVAAGDKIAVEKLAGDAGETITLGDVLMAGEGDSLADAAKVVVSAEIIAQAKSEKVIVFKKRRRHNYRRKAGHRQQMTLLRIVQVGDDKYEKSAPKAEAAPIATAPVADAAPLDTTPAATSGDTGSVDTAPAAETAAAKPKKAKAAAPAKDTGTAGEGMVDAPAKKKPAKKAAAPQDDSATDGAADSE, encoded by the coding sequence ATGTTCGCAGTAGTGCGCACGGGCGGCAAGCAATACCGGGTTGCCGCCGGAGACAAGATCGCGGTCGAGAAGCTGGCGGGTGACGCCGGTGAGACCATCACGCTGGGTGACGTCCTGATGGCCGGCGAAGGCGACAGCCTGGCCGATGCCGCCAAGGTCGTCGTGTCGGCCGAGATCATCGCCCAGGCGAAGAGCGAAAAGGTCATCGTCTTCAAGAAGCGCCGCCGGCACAACTACCGCCGCAAGGCCGGGCACCGCCAGCAGATGACCCTGCTGCGGATCGTCCAGGTCGGCGACGACAAGTACGAGAAGTCCGCGCCGAAGGCAGAGGCTGCTCCGATCGCGACCGCTCCGGTTGCCGATGCGGCTCCGCTCGACACCACCCCGGCCGCCACTTCGGGCGATACCGGTTCGGTCGATACGGCTCCCGCAGCCGAGACCGCTGCCGCCAAGCCGAAGAAGGCGAAGGCTGCCGCTCCGGCCAAGGATACCGGGACCGCCGGCGAGGGCATGGTCGATGCGCCCGCCAAGAAGAAGCCGGCCAAGAAGGCCGCCGCTCCCCAGGACGACAGCGCCACCGACGGCGCTGCCGACAGCGAATAA
- the rpmA gene encoding 50S ribosomal protein L27, with the protein MAHKKAGGSSRNGRDSAGRRLGVKKFGSQEVIPGNIIVRQRGTKFYPGTGVGMGKDHTLFALTEGRVRFHSGKLGRKYVSVDMMAQAAE; encoded by the coding sequence ATGGCACATAAAAAAGCAGGCGGTTCGTCCCGCAACGGCCGCGACTCCGCGGGCCGGCGCCTCGGCGTCAAGAAGTTCGGCAGCCAGGAAGTGATTCCGGGCAACATTATCGTGCGCCAGCGCGGCACCAAGTTCTACCCGGGCACCGGCGTGGGCATGGGCAAGGATCACACGCTGTTCGCCCTGACCGAGGGCCGCGTGCGATTCCACTCGGGCAAACTTGGCCGCAAGTACGTGTCGGTCGACATGATGGCCCAGGCCGCGGAATAA
- a CDS encoding GNAT family N-acetyltransferase translates to MFHRTARLFLRPAWPEDWEAVLGGIADEGVVRNLARAPWPYGPEEARAFAAMPQNPCRPHFLVVHADSGQVVGSAGLGDHHGEAELGYWLARPFWGRGFATEAAAGVIEIARLLGHQRVHAGHFVDNPASGRVLRKLGFVPTGLTRPRMSCARGCEVPAHEYILNLEAEAVPHMRAA, encoded by the coding sequence GTGTTCCATCGTACGGCAAGGCTGTTCCTGCGGCCGGCGTGGCCCGAGGACTGGGAAGCGGTGCTCGGCGGAATCGCCGACGAAGGGGTCGTGCGCAATCTGGCGCGCGCGCCGTGGCCGTATGGCCCGGAAGAAGCGCGCGCGTTCGCAGCCATGCCGCAAAATCCGTGCCGCCCGCACTTTCTGGTAGTGCATGCTGACAGCGGACAGGTCGTCGGCTCAGCCGGCCTGGGGGACCATCATGGCGAGGCGGAACTCGGCTATTGGCTCGCGCGGCCGTTCTGGGGGCGTGGCTTTGCCACCGAAGCTGCGGCGGGCGTGATCGAGATTGCGCGTCTGCTCGGGCACCAGCGCGTCCACGCGGGTCACTTCGTGGACAATCCAGCATCGGGGCGCGTGTTGCGCAAGCTAGGCTTCGTCCCCACGGGCCTTACCCGTCCCCGGATGAGTTGTGCGCGCGGGTGCGAAGTGCCGGCGCATGAATATATCCTCAACCTGGAGGCTGAGGCCGTCCCGCACATGCGGGCAGCTTGA
- a CDS encoding metal-dependent hydrolase, translating into MNAPTTFDHPAATATPADLDIVIRDRRFLRGAEPKRWWLNGDPVATAWFNALSATFPRGEAFFIESVKAFREGASAKLTAEIRAFVRQEINHTREHIVLNKLAEASGYDVSFIDQRVEHLLQLLNNRPMYLNLAATMALEHFTAMLGHELLSNPEHLAGAEGDLGDIWRWHSVEEIEHKGVAYDTWLHATKDWSRWKRWKVKSLMMVIVSKRFIFNRVQDTADLLAQDGLTGWKWRAKIWAYLLVRPGFLRRIAPQWLAFFMPGFHPWNHDDRALIAKHEGDFTDALLPA; encoded by the coding sequence GTGAACGCCCCCACGACATTCGATCACCCCGCCGCTACCGCCACCCCGGCGGACCTCGACATCGTCATCCGCGACCGCCGCTTCCTGCGGGGGGCTGAGCCGAAGCGCTGGTGGCTGAACGGCGATCCGGTCGCCACCGCATGGTTCAATGCGCTGTCCGCGACTTTCCCGCGCGGGGAGGCGTTCTTCATCGAATCGGTCAAGGCCTTCCGCGAGGGCGCCTCAGCGAAGCTGACCGCCGAGATCCGCGCGTTCGTGCGGCAGGAGATCAACCACACGCGCGAACACATCGTGCTGAACAAGCTGGCCGAGGCGAGCGGTTACGATGTCAGCTTCATCGACCAGCGCGTCGAGCACCTGCTGCAACTGCTCAACAACCGGCCGATGTACCTCAATCTAGCCGCCACCATGGCGCTGGAGCATTTCACCGCGATGCTGGGCCACGAACTGCTCTCGAACCCTGAACACCTCGCCGGCGCAGAGGGCGATCTCGGTGACATCTGGCGCTGGCACTCGGTGGAGGAGATCGAGCACAAGGGCGTCGCTTACGACACCTGGCTGCACGCCACCAAGGACTGGAGCCGATGGAAGCGGTGGAAGGTGAAGAGCCTGATGATGGTGATCGTGTCCAAGCGCTTCATCTTCAACCGGGTGCAGGACACCGCCGATCTGCTGGCGCAGGATGGCCTGACCGGCTGGAAATGGCGCGCGAAGATCTGGGCCTACCTGCTGGTACGCCCCGGTTTCCTGCGCCGGATCGCGCCGCAGTGGCTGGCGTTCTTCATGCCCGGTTTCCACCCGTGGAACCACGACGACCGGGCGCTGATCGCCAAGCACGAGGGTGATTTCACCGACGCGCTGCTGCCAGCCTAA
- a CDS encoding TetR family transcriptional regulator translates to MATRKRLSPEESRTAALVAARVLLIETGPQSVTLKAVAARIGRTHANLLHHFGSASGLQKALAQHLAETVCETIKEAVRASRAGLGSPREVVDLTFDAFDREGAGALASWMLASGNEDALDPIIETIHQLVDDIAPQEAAHGDSPRRLHEDTLTLVLLALGDALMGRPLARSLGLPETAARDRAEQLLVSSLQRANEPT, encoded by the coding sequence ATGGCCACTCGCAAACGTCTGAGTCCTGAGGAATCCCGCACCGCAGCCCTGGTCGCCGCGCGGGTGCTGCTGATCGAGACCGGCCCGCAGTCCGTCACCTTGAAAGCGGTGGCGGCGCGCATCGGGCGTACCCATGCCAACCTGCTGCATCACTTTGGCTCGGCGTCCGGTTTGCAGAAAGCGCTGGCGCAGCATCTGGCCGAAACCGTGTGCGAAACGATCAAGGAAGCGGTGCGCGCCAGCCGGGCGGGGCTGGGCAGCCCGCGCGAAGTGGTCGACCTGACATTCGATGCGTTCGACCGCGAAGGGGCGGGCGCGCTCGCTAGCTGGATGCTGGCGAGCGGCAACGAGGATGCACTCGATCCCATTATCGAGACCATCCACCAGTTGGTCGACGACATCGCTCCGCAGGAAGCAGCGCACGGTGACAGCCCGCGCCGCCTGCATGAGGACACCCTGACGCTGGTGCTGCTGGCGCTTGGCGATGCGCTGATGGGGCGGCCGCTGGCGCGGTCGCTCGGGCTACCGGAAACCGCGGCGCGCGATCGGGCGGAACAGCTGCTGGTCAGCTCGCTGCAGCGCGCGAACGAGCCGACCTAG
- a CDS encoding S41 family peptidase, with the protein MSMGRTSLSLTLALALVACGGGGGGGGNPGPIGGGGTPTPTPTTAACSVSTQQDFAKSVIDEWYLFPSLIDSSVNKANYSTVQGYIDALVAPARAQSRDRGFTYITSIAEETAFYNSGSSAGFGIRLAYDTAQSRVFVVESYEGAPALNAGIDRGAEIVAIGATASSLQSVASLMASGGPQAVVNALGPSDPGVVRVLRVSRNGTLSDLTLTKADFTIDPVSNRYGAKILNDGGKQVGYINLRNFIGGPAETDLRAAFSTFRAQGVTEVIVDLRYNGGGLVSTAELFGDLLAANRVGQVFSRTTFRDSKANNNSARNFAAQAQAIAATKIAFIGYSGTASASELLANAFIPYLGTNVALIGANTFGKPVGQIALDKAECDARMRVLAFRTENASGQGDYYTGLASVFPKTCAAPDDINNPLGDPNEAAIKTALDFLAGRACTPIGGASGQGPLSVAPKREPLRPQEPNAVQREAPGSF; encoded by the coding sequence ATGAGCATGGGTCGCACTTCGCTCTCGTTGACGCTCGCGCTGGCGCTGGTCGCCTGTGGCGGTGGCGGCGGAGGGGGCGGCAACCCCGGCCCGATCGGCGGCGGCGGCACGCCGACACCCACGCCGACAACCGCGGCGTGTTCGGTCTCCACGCAGCAGGATTTCGCCAAGTCGGTGATCGACGAATGGTATCTGTTCCCCAGTCTGATCGACAGCTCGGTCAACAAGGCCAACTATTCGACCGTACAGGGATACATCGACGCGCTCGTCGCACCCGCGCGGGCGCAATCGCGCGACCGGGGGTTCACCTACATCACCTCGATCGCCGAAGAGACGGCGTTCTACAATTCGGGTTCGAGCGCGGGCTTCGGCATCCGGCTGGCATACGACACCGCGCAGAGCCGGGTGTTCGTGGTGGAAAGCTATGAAGGGGCCCCCGCCCTCAATGCCGGGATCGATCGCGGGGCGGAGATCGTCGCCATCGGCGCAACGGCGAGCTCGCTGCAATCGGTCGCCTCGCTGATGGCGAGCGGCGGTCCGCAGGCGGTGGTGAACGCGCTCGGACCGTCGGACCCGGGCGTCGTGCGGGTCCTGCGCGTCAGCCGCAACGGGACGTTGAGCGACCTTACCCTGACCAAGGCCGATTTCACGATCGATCCGGTGTCCAATCGCTACGGCGCCAAGATCCTGAACGATGGCGGCAAGCAGGTGGGTTACATCAACCTGCGCAACTTCATCGGCGGACCGGCCGAGACAGACTTGCGCGCCGCCTTTTCCACTTTCCGCGCGCAGGGCGTGACCGAGGTGATCGTCGACCTGCGCTACAACGGCGGCGGCCTGGTATCGACGGCGGAGCTGTTCGGCGACCTCCTCGCCGCCAATCGCGTCGGACAGGTGTTCAGCCGCACCACCTTCCGCGACAGCAAGGCGAACAACAATTCCGCGCGCAACTTCGCCGCGCAGGCGCAAGCGATCGCCGCCACCAAGATCGCCTTCATCGGCTATTCGGGCACCGCGTCGGCCAGTGAGCTGCTGGCCAACGCCTTCATCCCGTACCTGGGCACCAACGTGGCGCTGATCGGCGCCAACACGTTCGGGAAGCCCGTGGGACAGATCGCGCTCGACAAGGCCGAATGCGACGCCCGGATGCGCGTGCTCGCCTTCCGCACCGAGAACGCCTCCGGCCAGGGGGATTACTACACCGGGCTTGCCAGCGTGTTTCCCAAGACCTGCGCCGCGCCCGACGATATCAACAATCCGCTGGGCGACCCGAACGAAGCCGCGATTAAGACCGCGCTCGATTTCCTTGCCGGACGGGCCTGCACCCCGATCGGCGGCGCGTCGGGTCAGGGCCCGCTGTCGGTGGCGCCCAAGCGCGAACCGCTTCGCCCGCAAGAGCCGAACGCGGTGCAGCGCGAGGCGCCGGGCTCGTTCTAG
- a CDS encoding SWIB/MDM2 domain-containing protein — protein MAGKNNALQKPVTLTPDLEAVCGKGPMTRAQVTSKVWDYIKKNGLQDSKDKRMINPDESLGKVTGKDQISMFKMTGAVSKHMS, from the coding sequence ATGGCTGGCAAGAACAACGCGCTCCAGAAGCCCGTCACCCTTACGCCCGATCTCGAAGCGGTTTGCGGCAAGGGCCCGATGACGCGCGCCCAGGTCACTTCGAAGGTGTGGGACTACATCAAGAAGAACGGCCTGCAGGACAGCAAGGACAAGCGGATGATCAATCCCGACGAGTCGCTCGGCAAGGTGACCGGCAAGGACCAGATCTCGATGTTCAAGATGACCGGTGCCGTTTCCAAGCACATGAGCTGA
- a CDS encoding DoxX family protein, with protein MLYGVAGYLHLAAPGPFLQIMPGWVPVPAWVVAVTGVAELLGAAALLQPWSRPLRRVGGWGLALYALCVWPANFQHMALDLARPDQGLGLAYHVPRLLAQPLIIWLALWASEATDWPFARRKR; from the coding sequence GTGCTCTATGGCGTCGCGGGATATCTGCACCTCGCGGCGCCAGGTCCGTTTCTGCAAATCATGCCCGGCTGGGTGCCTGTTCCCGCGTGGGTGGTAGCGGTTACGGGCGTGGCAGAACTGCTGGGGGCCGCCGCTTTGTTGCAACCATGGTCACGCCCGCTGCGGCGGGTCGGAGGCTGGGGGCTGGCGCTCTATGCGTTGTGCGTGTGGCCGGCGAACTTCCAGCACATGGCGCTCGATCTGGCGCGGCCCGATCAGGGCCTGGGGCTGGCGTATCACGTGCCGCGCCTGTTGGCGCAGCCGCTGATCATCTGGCTTGCGCTGTGGGCGAGCGAAGCGACCGATTGGCCGTTCGCCCGCCGTAAACGCTAA
- a CDS encoding pyridoxamine 5'-phosphate oxidase family protein has translation MTKTLSHIAEDMKQIDFCTLATHAPNGTIGARPMSNNSEVDFDGDSWFFTYQDRQMVSDIERNPNVAMTYLGSAGLKGILGAPGQFIHVEGKARIVRDKARFKEHWQTSLDRWFPQGTDTPGLVMLEVRASRVHYWDGEDEGEIVLEDKGVWTEGP, from the coding sequence ATGACCAAGACCCTGTCCCACATCGCCGAAGACATGAAGCAGATCGATTTCTGCACCCTTGCCACCCATGCGCCCAACGGCACCATTGGCGCGCGGCCCATGAGCAACAACAGCGAAGTCGATTTCGACGGAGACTCGTGGTTCTTCACTTACCAGGACCGGCAGATGGTGTCCGATATCGAACGCAATCCGAACGTCGCGATGACTTATCTCGGCAGCGCCGGGCTGAAAGGCATTCTTGGCGCGCCGGGGCAGTTCATTCATGTCGAGGGCAAGGCCCGGATCGTGCGCGACAAGGCGCGGTTCAAGGAGCACTGGCAGACCTCGCTCGACCGGTGGTTCCCGCAGGGCACCGACACCCCCGGCCTCGTGATGCTGGAAGTGCGCGCCAGCCGCGTCCACTATTGGGATGGCGAGGATGAAGGTGAGATCGTGCTGGAGGACAAGGGCGTCTGGACCGAGGGCCCCTGA
- a CDS encoding DUF72 domain-containing protein, with translation MIRTGIGGWTYPAWRGGVFYPAGLRQRDEQAFATRAVSAIEINATFYRLQTPQTFAAWRDLAPPGFIYSLKGSRFVTNRKVLASAGEALERFVGQGFTELGDMLGPIVWQLAVTKRFDPDDVAAFLALLPAAHQGVPLRHAIEVGHESFACAEFVALARKAGVAVVYSEATGRTPVADRTANFAYLRLQNLTSGRRTGYPPAQLDRLARQCHAWARGEAPAELAYSGDPSDSAGRPGEVFAMMINGAKERAPAAARALAKRVAKLSE, from the coding sequence ATGATACGCACCGGGATCGGCGGCTGGACGTATCCCGCGTGGCGCGGGGGCGTGTTCTATCCCGCCGGCTTGCGGCAGCGCGACGAGCAGGCGTTCGCGACCCGCGCGGTCTCGGCGATCGAGATCAACGCGACGTTCTACCGCCTGCAGACGCCGCAGACCTTCGCGGCCTGGCGCGACCTGGCGCCGCCGGGGTTCATCTACAGCCTCAAGGGATCGCGCTTCGTCACCAACCGCAAGGTTCTCGCCTCCGCGGGCGAGGCGCTGGAGCGATTCGTGGGGCAGGGCTTCACCGAGCTCGGCGATATGCTCGGCCCAATCGTGTGGCAGCTCGCCGTGACCAAACGGTTCGATCCCGACGATGTGGCCGCGTTCCTGGCGCTGCTGCCAGCGGCGCACCAGGGCGTGCCGCTACGCCATGCGATCGAAGTGGGGCACGAGAGCTTCGCCTGCGCCGAGTTCGTCGCGCTGGCGCGAAAAGCGGGGGTTGCGGTGGTCTATTCGGAGGCGACCGGACGGACGCCCGTAGCGGACCGGACCGCGAATTTCGCATACCTGCGGCTGCAAAATCTGACGAGCGGGCGCCGGACCGGCTACCCGCCGGCCCAGCTCGATCGGCTTGCCCGCCAATGCCATGCGTGGGCGCGGGGTGAAGCGCCAGCGGAGCTGGCATACTCCGGGGACCCGTCCGACAGCGCCGGCCGGCCGGGCGAGGTGTTCGCGATGATGATCAACGGGGCCAAGGAGCGCGCTCCGGCAGCGGCACGCGCGCTGGCGAAACGGGTTGCGAAGCTGTCGGAATAG
- a CDS encoding DUF1810 domain-containing protein: MASLDRFLTAQAGGVFERALAELRAGSKHSHWMWFVFPQIAGLGRSETARYYALADLREAAAYLAHPLLGERLDAATDAMLGWAGKRPAEAILGTIDAVKFRSSMTLFGAAAPENTRFAAALGHSLTASRIGRRSHGSDNTDAGLRPKGIEKRARRPPLKTPIPTASQPVSPARVPLPERAPWPR, from the coding sequence ATGGCATCGCTCGACCGGTTCTTAACCGCGCAGGCAGGCGGCGTATTCGAGCGGGCGCTTGCCGAACTCCGCGCCGGGTCCAAGCATAGCCACTGGATGTGGTTCGTCTTCCCGCAAATCGCCGGGCTGGGACGGAGCGAAACGGCACGTTACTATGCCCTGGCCGATTTGCGGGAAGCGGCGGCTTACCTTGCGCACCCGCTGCTCGGAGAACGCCTCGACGCCGCGACGGATGCCATGCTCGGCTGGGCCGGGAAGCGCCCGGCAGAGGCCATCCTGGGGACGATCGACGCGGTGAAATTTCGCAGCTCGATGACCTTGTTCGGGGCCGCCGCGCCAGAAAACACGCGCTTTGCAGCGGCGCTCGGGCATTCTCTGACGGCGAGCCGGATCGGGCGACGCTCGCACGGCTCTGACAATACCGATGCAGGCTTGCGTCCAAAGGGCATCGAGAAACGCGCCCGAAGACCTCCGCTGAAGACTCCTATTCCGACAGCTTCGCAACCCGTTTCGCCAGCGCGCGTGCCGCTGCCGGAGCGCGCTCCTTGGCCCCGTTGA
- a CDS encoding DUF3008 family protein, with protein MPAQSKAQQKAAGAALSAKRGDTKVGDLQGASKGMYKSMTENELEELAETKRKGLPEKKSGD; from the coding sequence ATGCCCGCTCAATCCAAGGCACAACAGAAAGCGGCCGGCGCAGCCCTGTCCGCCAAGCGCGGTGATACGAAAGTCGGCGACCTGCAAGGCGCTTCCAAAGGCATGTACAAGTCGATGACCGAAAACGAACTGGAGGAGCTTGCGGAAACCAAGCGCAAGGGACTGCCAGAGAAAAAGTCCGGCGACTGA
- the dapD gene encoding 2,3,4,5-tetrahydropyridine-2,6-dicarboxylate N-succinyltransferase yields MSADLAAAIDRAWDARADVTPASHDVREPVEAALDLLDAGSARVAEPDGNGGWRVNQWLKKAVLLSFRLNDNAVIDGGSAGAPAFDKVPSKFAGWGDNRFREAGFRVVPGAVVRRGAHIGRGAVLMPSFVNIGAHVGENSMVDTWATVGSCAQIGAGVHISGGAGIGGVLEPLQADPVIIGDGAFIGARSEVAEGVRVGEGAVLSMGVYLGASTKIVDRATGEVHMGTVPPYAVVVPGALPGKPLPDGSPGPSLYCAVIVKTVDAQTRFKTGINELLRD; encoded by the coding sequence ATGTCCGCCGATCTTGCCGCCGCCATCGACCGGGCATGGGACGCACGCGCCGATGTGACGCCGGCCAGCCACGATGTCCGCGAGCCGGTCGAGGCCGCGCTCGATCTGCTGGATGCCGGTAGCGCGCGCGTGGCGGAGCCGGACGGCAACGGCGGATGGCGGGTCAACCAGTGGCTCAAGAAAGCGGTTCTGCTGAGCTTCCGGCTCAACGACAACGCGGTGATCGACGGCGGCAGCGCGGGCGCGCCCGCGTTCGACAAGGTACCGTCCAAGTTCGCCGGGTGGGGCGACAATCGCTTCCGCGAGGCCGGATTCCGGGTGGTGCCGGGCGCGGTGGTCCGGCGCGGCGCGCACATCGGCCGCGGCGCGGTGCTGATGCCCAGCTTCGTCAACATCGGCGCCCATGTCGGCGAAAACTCGATGGTCGATACCTGGGCGACGGTGGGCAGCTGCGCGCAGATCGGTGCGGGCGTCCACATCTCCGGCGGAGCGGGCATCGGCGGTGTGCTGGAACCGCTGCAGGCGGACCCGGTGATCATCGGCGACGGCGCGTTCATCGGCGCTCGCAGCGAGGTCGCCGAAGGCGTGCGCGTGGGTGAAGGCGCGGTGCTGTCGATGGGCGTCTACCTTGGCGCTTCGACCAAGATCGTCGATCGCGCGACCGGCGAAGTGCACATGGGCACCGTGCCGCCCTATGCCGTGGTGGTGCCGGGCGCTCTCCCCGGCAAGCCGCTGCCCGATGGCAGCCCGGGCCCCAGCCTGTACTGCGCAGTGATCGTCAAGACCGTCGACGCGCAGACCCGTTTCAAGACCGGCATCAACGAGCTGTTGCGCGACTAG